TAAAATCCAGCCTTTTACCAAGGCTTGAACTGTCTTTTGTAATTTCTTTTATCTTTTGATTTATTTGTCTATAGTTTTTTATACTTAAATTCAGGCTCTCTTTATTTTCTTCAAGCTCTTTCCCGCAGAATTTATCAAGAAGCTCAATATGCTTAGAAGAGTTTAAAAGGGACTGGTGCTGATGCTGCCCATGAATGTCCAAAAGAAACTGTGAAATATCCTTCAGCATGGAAACTGTAGCACTTCTGCCGTTTACTTTTATAGAGCCCCGGGAGTTCGTTTTTATTGTTCTTGATATAAGAAGATAATTATCCTCAACATCGATTCCCATATCTTTTATGTATTCCGAAACATCATCATTCTCAAGGACAAAAAGACCCTCTACAAGAGCCTCTTCTTCTCCGTTTGATATAAAATCCTTATCGGCCTTCTGTCCTATTAAAAAATTAATGGAATCTATAATCATAGACTTTCCGGCGCCTGTTTCCCCTGAAAGAATATTCAGGCCCTGAAAAAAATCTATATCCGCTTCTTTAATAAGGGCTACATTTCTTATATGCAGATGCTCAATCAAAAAACTCACCTTCTTTACAAGCTGAATCAAATCTGTAAAAACTATACTCCGGTAAATTTATGAAGTCTTTCAAGAACCGCTTCGGCCTCTTCCACATTTTTAAAAACACTGAATATGGTGTCATCGCCGGCTATGGTACCTATAATTTCTTTATTATCCATAGCATCAAGAGCAGCTGCAACAGCCATGGCCATACCGACGAGGGTTTTTATCACCAGTATATTTCCGGCAACCTGCATACTGGCAACGCCTTCTTTAAAGACCCTGATCTGCCTTTCGGTAATAACATGCTCAGGGCCGGAAATGGCAGCATATTTCTGCTTATTATTATCATATTGAATCTTTGTAAGCTTAAGCTGCCTTATATCTCTTGATACGGTTGCCTGGGTAACGTCAAAGCCCATGGCTTTAAGCCTGTCTGCAAGCTCCTCCTGAGTTTCAATATCATTATTTTTAATAATATCTATAATAGCCGAATGCCTTTTGGATTTCATATATACTCTCCCATTCCCGGGCAGAATTCATTGCCCTTATTAAAATAATATAATATAGCAAATAAATTTTAAAAAAGACTAAATTTATTTACTATAAGCTGAAGAAAAACTTATGAAACTTAAGAAACAAAAAGATAGCTTTCAAGTTCCATAAGTATTGGTATCGCTTAATAAATCTTATATTAATGGTAGAATTTTTTTCTAAGTATATCATAAAAGCCTAAATCATTGGTCTTTATAATCGTCGTGTAAAATTGAGACCGGCTTATTTTAATAATATCACCGCTTGAAAGCTTATAATGCTCCTGCCCGTCAAGGCTTAGGACAACTTCATCAGGGTTATCCCCTATGGTAATATAAACCTCATCATTTGCCGATATAACAGAAGGCCGTGAATACATTTTATGCGGGCATATAGGCGTTATGGCTATAAGCTCTATATCAGGCTTCAATATCGGCCCTCCTGCCGATAAATTATAGGCTGTAGAGCCTGTAGGCGTTGAAATTATGATTCCGTCGGCTCTGTAGGTGTCAATATATTCATCATTTACACCTACCTTAAGGCTTATCATTTTCGATAGATTTCCGCGCAATATGCATATGTCATTCAGGGCAATATGGCTTTCATTACTGCCTTTTCCGAGGATTTCAGCCTGAATCATCATTCTCTTTTCAGTTTTATAATCTCCCTTCAAAACTTTTTCAATTGCTTTTATGCCTTCCGATTTGTCAACGTCTGTCAAATACCCAAGATTGCCTAAATTTATGCCTAAAAGAGGGATGTCGCAAAATGCGGCGCGCCTTGCGGCTTCAAGAATTGTACCGTCGCCGCCTAAAACAATAATGAAGCTGCAGTTGATACACATTTCATTGATACCCATAAAAATTTCCCCATTAAAAGCTCCTTCGGCAGAGCCTGTTTCTATAATGGGGTAATGTCCCTTTGATTTAAGCCAGTCAATGACTTCTTTCGTATATTCAAGCTCCCTATCTTTCGTATGGTTTGTAATTATCCCTACATTTTTCATTCCCTAGCCCCTAAACAATTCTTCGTTTATTTCAGTGCATATATGCTTATAACGGCTTGGGTTCAAACCGTCACCGTGGGATTTGCTGATATATATGAGATATTCTATATTTCCGTCTCCGCCCTTTATGGGAGAAGGTATAATGTCTTTTACTGTAAAATTAAATCCTATAATAATATTATACATATTTTCCAGTATTTTTAAATGAATTTTTCTATTTTTGACAACGCCGTCTTTTCCTACGTTTGCCGGCCCAGCTTCAAATTGAGGTTTTATAAGGCATACAGCCTCGCCCTTTTCATTTAAAAGAGTTGAAATATTTTTTAATATTTTACCAAGAGAGATAAATGAAACATCAACTGATGCAAAGGAAATATCATCATCAATATTTACGTCTCTTATATCCGTTTTTTCCATGGATATCACTCTTTTATCATTTCTAAGGCTTTCGGCAAGCTGGTCTGTGCCTGTGTCTACGGCATATACTTTTAAAGCGCTGAATCGAAGCATACAATCGGTAAAACCGCCTGTGGAAGCCCCAATGTCAATACAGATTTTATCCTGAAGGTTTATGGAAAAATGCTTTAAAGCTTTTTCAAGCTTATATCCGCCCCTTCCTACATATATATATTCAGGCTTTTCAACAGAAAAAATGCTATCATCAAAAAATTTAGAACCGGGAGATAAAAGCACCTTATCCTGCAGCCGAACTCTGCCTTCTTTTATCATATCTACGGCAATATTTCTGCTTACGCCTTCCTGCTTTGAAATTAACAGATCAAGCCTTATTTTTTCAGGCATTTTTGTTTCCGTCCTCTATTTTACTAAGTATGGTTTCCATCATTTTTTCAGTGCTTAAGCCGTAAATATGGAAAAGCTCTTCTCTTGTGCCTTGAGGTATGAATTCATCGGGAAAAGCAAATATATGATAGTTAGAAACATTGATTCCCATATCATTTGCCTGCCTTAATAAATTGCTTCCAAAGCCTCCCGAAACTACGTTTTCTTCAAATGTAAACACATGCTGAAAGCTCTTTAAAAGCTCTGTCATTTCTTTATCTATTGGTTTTGCAAATCTTGCATTTATAAGAAGCGGGCTGTGGCCCTTTTCCTTAAGCATTCCGTAGACTTTAAAAGCTTCCTCCATCATAGAACCAAGAGCAATCAGGGCAATTTCCTTCCCTTCAAAAATCACTTCGGATTTTCCAAGCCTTATTTCAGAAATAGTGTCATGAAGGAGCATGGAAGCAGAGCCTTTGGGGTATCTTACGGAGACAGGCCCCTTATGGTCTATGGCAAATTTAATCATTTTTCTAAATTCTGCTTTATTCTTCGGAGCCATAATTACCATATTGGGCATGGAGCTTAGAAAGGATATATCAAAAAGCCCTTGATGGGTTTCTCCGTCGGCGCCTACGACACCGGCTCTGTCGATTGCAAAAACGACATTACTGTTCATAAGGCAGACATCATGAAGAAGCTGGTCATAGCTTCTCTGGAGAAAAGTTGAATACACAGCAAAGACAGGCTTAAAACCGTTTTCTGCCATGGCAGCGGAAAAGGTTACGGCATGCGCCTCGGCAATACCCACATCGAAAAATCTTTTGGGAAATTCCTCTTGAAATGGAGTAAGGCCTGTTCCCTCCGGCATAGCAGCCGTT
This is a stretch of genomic DNA from Anaeropeptidivorans aminofermentans. It encodes these proteins:
- the argR gene encoding arginine repressor; translation: MKSKRHSAIIDIIKNNDIETQEELADRLKAMGFDVTQATVSRDIRQLKLTKIQYDNNKQKYAAISGPEHVITERQIRVFKEGVASMQVAGNILVIKTLVGMAMAVAAALDAMDNKEIIGTIAGDDTIFSVFKNVEEAEAVLERLHKFTGV
- a CDS encoding NAD(+)/NADH kinase, translating into MKNVGIITNHTKDRELEYTKEVIDWLKSKGHYPIIETGSAEGAFNGEIFMGINEMCINCSFIIVLGGDGTILEAARRAAFCDIPLLGINLGNLGYLTDVDKSEGIKAIEKVLKGDYKTEKRMMIQAEILGKGSNESHIALNDICILRGNLSKMISLKVGVNDEYIDTYRADGIIISTPTGSTAYNLSAGGPILKPDIELIAITPICPHKMYSRPSVISANDEVYITIGDNPDEVVLSLDGQEHYKLSSGDIIKISRSQFYTTIIKTNDLGFYDILRKKFYH
- a CDS encoding TlyA family RNA methyltransferase, with the protein product MPEKIRLDLLISKQEGVSRNIAVDMIKEGRVRLQDKVLLSPGSKFFDDSIFSVEKPEYIYVGRGGYKLEKALKHFSINLQDKICIDIGASTGGFTDCMLRFSALKVYAVDTGTDQLAESLRNDKRVISMEKTDIRDVNIDDDISFASVDVSFISLGKILKNISTLLNEKGEAVCLIKPQFEAGPANVGKDGVVKNRKIHLKILENMYNIIIGFNFTVKDIIPSPIKGGDGNIEYLIYISKSHGDGLNPSRYKHICTEINEELFRG